One window of Trifolium pratense cultivar HEN17-A07 linkage group LG5, ARS_RC_1.1, whole genome shotgun sequence genomic DNA carries:
- the LOC123883233 gene encoding uncharacterized protein LOC123883233, whose amino-acid sequence MATPKEHVEEIRRTKFSIGGNPNPLTEDLHHAVRNLSAELYAKDVHFLMELIQNAEDNHYNEGVKPALEFVVTSDDITATGAPATLLIFNNEKGFSPKNIESICSVGRSTKKGNRSSGYIGEKGIGFKSVFLVTAQPYIFSNGYQIRFDEKPCPHCSLGYIVPEWVEAKPTLVDIKKIYGKDSLPTTTIVLPLKPDKVKPVKQQLSSVHPEVLLFLTKIRHLSVREVKENAKQNTVTAVSISSEIDFVTRKNMNAESYTLHLSAEENSDAEKECSYYMWKQKFPVRSENVVERRTDVEEWAVTLAFPNQERLHRGKSSPGVYAFLPTEMVTNFPFIIQADFVLASSRETILLDNKWNQGILECVPSAFMDAFKTLVIGSDQAPVSSLVRMFKFIPIESSPFEKLNYVRDTIKEKLVDESIVPIETYTKQKHFYKPGEVNRLLPEFWNILTKARDEGVHLLNLSSHDGRKILSSSFDKSEYDQVLNFLGVKSVNVNWYAKCIQSSNLVDGVSENLYLRLLLFVAKNWSSRFKGTNITSIPMIKYVAFDGTQSSFSLNECTQQHAGSKRLVIADSSQSNACWLINWNKEFACASNRFFMPESTQNAILRFPQKQTLMEWLSNDVYVTNLSVYDFANVLCSSVKNNSKHAIAYAHFLYHSLSKGYLSSREVDCLCSSMPLVDNYGCVTDKRKGVLVPANVSKWADLIVSNPWRHENYVELGKEYLNSSSYAGQYTSSGKLIDFLKTHVGASDIPNISPPNAGFSAVDTPLTKDNAFLLLDWIRNLKYKGKHLPERFLKSIKDGSWLKVTVNGYRPPSKSFLIRSPLGKILQSGSVLVDIPLIDESFYGVKINKYEEELKTIGVMSSCEEACNFIGRELMSRASSFTLSKNHVLLMLKFIQYLRKSLLPVDKFVISIKDGPWLKTTRGLRSPNGSVLNDSEWNVASQISNIPFIDQFYFGEEINNYKEELKLLGVIVGLSGNYQIVIQHLKSTSTLFSLTAEAVLLIMQCIRVLNAPSKLLTSLKGASCFKTNMGFKIPSECFLYDPVWGCILEVFNCLPVIDHKFYGHKIFDYKNELRQIGVVVDFGEAIKKFGSLFKQKSSQSTFNRENVMSFLSCCKQLKGTVYKFPSDFSTIIHNQKWLYTKVGCYTCPRKCILYGPEWKSISSITYLPFIDDSDKFYGTAIHGYKEELNNIGVVTELKNGMRFVPECLSFPSDPSTISPESVFSLMECIQSLLQEHKISIDDDFRKRLSRNWLKTHAGYRPPEMCLLFDSKWSSFFNPTNGPFIDENFYGPKMSSFQKTLKAIGITVDLENGCALLASHLHSLSNTDNILKIYRYLSGYNWKPEEKADKKIWIPNGTDGGKWVNSEECIIHDPDKLFSLKFYVLEDIYDRKILPFFTFAMEVRSKPSLDDYVNVWNDWERSSEELSYDKCSKFWMFIMKHFSTNTEKKLSERLIKLPVTTGSNEIFLLAKENVFIPDNLHLKKLFEQEKIFVWYPQQNFGPLSISKIYDIYRKIGARNISESLCKVESSVANDNAVELVQIDHSNIFNLKGLVKLILGFLACSSLKMEPEKRHEAVQGLLNLSFLETLEPVSLSYSLSLSSGCIITKKYDKMVRWEKQSSKFFFQKMDEPQKNALKYATYFSETISEGVLCENHDFVPALSELITLGFVLKFTNEDIDFLMESKNLQIFCEDEKLLSSAFPSD is encoded by the exons ATGGCTACTCCAAAAGAACACGTTGAAGAGATAAGAAGAACAAAGTTCTCTATTGGAGGGAATCCAAATCCTTTGACTGAAGATCTTCATCATGCTGTCAGGAATCTCTCTGCTGAACTTTATGCAAAAGATGTTCATTTCCTCATGGAACTCATTCAG AATGCTGAAGATAATCACTACAACGAAGGAGTGAAGCCAGCATTGGAGTTTGTCGTAACTTCTGATGACATTACTGCAACTGGTGCTCCAGCTACATTACTTATTTTCAATAATGAAAAGGGTTTCTCTCCAAAGAACATCGAGTCCATTTGCAGTGTTGGGCGATCAACGAAAAAAGGCAATCGGAGCAGTGGTTACATTGGCGAAAAAG GAATTGGATTCAAGAGTGTGTTTCTGGTTACTGCTCAGCCTTATATATTTAGCAATGGATATCAGATAAGGTTTGATGAGAAACCTTGTCCACATTGCAGTCTTGGGTATATAGTTCCTGAATGGGTTGAGGCGAAGCCAACTCTTGTGGACATCAAGAAGATATATGGTAAAGATTCCCTTCCCACAACAACAATTGTGTTGCCTCTAAAGCCGGATAAGGTCAAACCCGTTAAACAGCAGCTCTCAAGCGTTCATCCAGAAGTCCTTTTGTTTCTAACCAAAATCAGACATCTTTCTGTCAGAGAAGTTAAAGAGAATGCCAAGCAGAACACTGTGACTGCTGTATCTATTTCAAGCGAGATTGACTTTGTGACTAGGAAAAACATGAATGCAGAGTCTTACACACTCCACCTCTCTGCAGAGGAAAATAGTGATGCTGAGAAGGAATGCAGCTACTACATGTGGAAGCAAAAATTTCCCGTCAGGTCGGAAAATGTGGTTGAAAGGAGAACGGATGTGGAAGAATGGGCTGTGACACTGGCCTTCCCTAATCAGGAGAGGCTTCATAGAGGAAAAAGCTCACCAGGGGTCTATGCATTTCTTCCTACAGAGATGGTCACTAATTTTCCTTTCATTATTCAAGCCGATTTTGTCCTTGCCTCATCAAGGGAAACAATTCTCTTGGATAATAAATGGAACCAAGGGATACTTGAATGTGTTCCTTCAGCCTTTATGGATGCATTCAAAACACTTGTCATAGGATCCGATCAGGCTCCAGTATCCAGTTTGGTTCGTATGTTCAAGTTTATTCCCATTGAAAGTTCTCCATTTGAGAAGCTTAATTATGTGAGGGACACgatcaaagaaaaattggtTGATGAAAGTATTGTTCCAATAGAAACATACACAAAGCAGAAGCACTTCTATAAGCCTGGTGAAGTTAACAGGCTGCTGCCTGAATTCTGGAATATTTTGACTAAAGCTCGTGATGAAGGAGTGCACTTGCTTAACCTTTCTTCTCATGATGGCAGGAAGATATTAAGTTCATCTTTTGATAAAAGTGAGTATGACCAAGTACTCAATTTTTTAGGGGTGAAATCAGTGAATGTTAATTGGTATGCAAAGTGCATTCAGAGTTCTAATCTTGTGGATGGAGTATCAGAAAATCTCTATCTTCGGCTTTTACTGTTTGTTGCGAAAAACTGGTCTTCAAGATTTAAGGGCACAAACATAACTAGCATTCCAATGATTAAATATGTGGCTTTTGATGGAACTCAATCCTCGTTCAGTCTTAATGAATGCACACAGCAGCATGCCGGTTCCAAGCGATTGGTAATAGCAGACTCAAGTCAGTCTAATGCTTGTTGGCTGATCAATTGGAATAAGGAATTTGCATGTGCATCAAACAGGTTTTTTATGCCAGAAAGCACACAAAATGCTATTTTGCGTTTCCCCCAGAAACAGACTTTGATGGAATGGCTTTCAAATGATGTTTATGTTACTAATTTGAGTGTGTATGATTTTGCAAATGTCCTCTGCAGTTCTGTTAAAAATAACAGCAAACATGCCATTGCTTATGCTCATTTCCTATACCACTCTTTGTCAAAAGGGTATTTGTCAAGTCGGGAGGTTGATTGTCTATGTAGCTCTATGCCACTTGTGGACAACTACGGATGCGTCACAGATAAAAGAAAAGGAGTTCTTGTGCCTGCAAATGTGAGCAAATGGGCAGATTTGATTGTTTCCAATCCATGGAGACATGAAAATTATGTTGAGCTTGGAAAGGAGTACCTAAATTCATCATCTTATGCAGGCCAATATACAAGTTCCGGGAAGCTAATTGATTTCCTCAAAACTCATGTTGGAGCTTCTGACATACCAAATATATCTCCTCCAAATGCTGGGTTTTCAGCGGTAGATACACCGCTTACCAAAGACAATGCCTTCTTGCTTTTGGATTGGATCCGGAATCTAAAGTATAAGGGAAAGCACCTACCAGAGAggtttttaaaaagtataaaaGATGGCAGCTGGCTTAAAGTTACTGTCAATGGATACAGGCCTCCTTCGAAGTCATTCTTAATTCGCTCACCATTGGGGAAGATTTTGCAAAGTGGTTCCGTTCTTGTTGATATACCTCTGATTGATGAGAGCTTCTAtggtgttaaaataaataagtatgaAGAGGAGTTGAAGACAATTGGAGTGATGTCCAGTTGTGAAGAAGCATGCAATTTCATTGGAAGAGAACTGATGTCTCGTGCGTCTTCCTTTACTTTAAGTAAGAATCATGTTCTTTTGATGCTTAAGTTCATACAATATCTCAGGAAAAGTCTGCTCCCTGTGGACAAATTTGTGATCAGCATCAAAGATGGACCTTGGCTAAAGACAACTCGAGGTCTTAGGTCTCCTAATGGATCTGTATTGAATGATTCCGAATGGAACGTTGCTTCCCAAATTAGTAATATCCCTTTTATCgatcaattttattttggtgagGAAATCAATAATTACAAAGAGGAGCTCAAGTTGCTAGGTGTGATAGTTGGATTATCTGGAAATTATCAAATTGTGATCCAGCATTTAAAATCTACCTCAACTTTGTTCTCTTTAACAGCTGAGGCTGTTCTTTTGATAATGCAATGCATCAGAGTCTTGAATGCCCCCAGTAAACTCTTAACTTCACTGAAGGGAGCAAGCTGCTTTAAGACAAACATGGGTTTCAAAATTCCAAGTGAATGTTTCTTGTATGACCCAGTGTGGGGCTGCATTTTGGAGGTATTCAATTGCCTTCCTGTGATTGATCATAAATTCTATGGACATAAGATTTTCGATTACAAAAATGAACTGAGGCAAATCGGTGTGGTGGTTGATTTTGGTGAAGCTATCAAAAAATTTGGTTCGCTTTTCAAACAGAAGTCATCACAATCTACATTTAACCGAGAAAATGTCATGTCTTTTCTTTCTTGTTGCAAGCAGCTTAAGGGAACTGTATATAAATTTCCTTCTGATTTCTCAACCATTATACATAATCAGAAGTGGCTGTATACTAAGGTTGGTTGTTATACGTGCCCAAGAAAGTGCATTTTATATGGTCCAGAGTGGAAATCTATATCTTCAATTACTTATCTCCCTTTCATTGACGACAGTGACAAATTTTATGGTACTGCAATACATGGATACAAAGAAGAGTTGAACAACATTGGTGTTGTAACTGAACTGAAAAATGGAATGAGGTTTGTGCCGGAATGTCTGAGTTTTCCTTCAGATCCCTCAACTATTAGTCCTGAAAGTGTGTTTTCTTTAATGGAATGCATTCAAAGTCTATTGCAAGAGCATAAGATTTCAATCGATGATGACTTCAGAAAGAGATTGTCCAGAAATTGGTTAAAGACACATGCTGGTTATAGGCCTCCTGAGATGTGTTTGTTGTTTGATTCCAAGTGGAGTTCTTTCTTTAATCCAACTAATGGACCTTTTATTGATGAAAATTTTTATGGACCTAAAATGTCATCTTTCCAGAAAACTCTCAAAGCGATAGGAATCACTGTTGACCTAGAGAATGGGTGTGCCTTGCTTGCCAGTCACCTTCACTCTCTCTCTAACACTGATAATATTCTGAAAATTTATAG GTACTTGTCCGGATACAATTGGAAACCAGAGGAGAAAGCTGACAAGAAAATTTGGATTCCGAATGGAACTGATGGTGGAAAGTGGGTCAACTCTGAGGAGTGCATCATACATGACCCGGATAAGctttttagtttaaaattttatgttctTGAAGATATCTATGATAGGAAGATTCTTCCCTTCTTTACCTTTGCCATGGAAGTCAGGAGTAAGCCCTCACTTGATGATTATGTTAATGTTTGGAATGATTGGGAGAGATCATCGGAAGAATTGTCATATGACAAGTGCTCGAAATTCTGGATGTTTATCATGAAACACTTCAGCACAAATACAGAGAAGAAACTTTCTGAGAGGCTGATCAAGCTTCCTGTAACAACAGGCAGCAATGAAATATTTCTGTTGGCTAAAGAAAATGTGTTTATTCCTGATAACCTTCACTTGAAGAAGCTTTTTGAGCAGGAGAAGATTTTTGTGTGGTATCCTCAGCAGAATTTTGGTCCATTGTCCATTTCCAAGATATACGACATCTACAGAAAGATCGGTGCTCGCAATATATCTGAATCACTATGCAAAGTAGAGTCATCTGTAGCTAATGATAATGCTGTTGAACTGGTGCAAATTGATCATAGCAATATTTTCAACTTAAAAGGTTTGGTTAAGCTCATTCTTGGTTTCCTTGCTTGTTCTAGCCTGAAAATGGAACCAGAAAAGAGGCATGAAGCTGTTCAAGGTCTACTCAACCTGAGTTTCCTTGAAACATTGGAGCCGGTCTCGCTAAGCTATAGTTTATCACTGTCATCAGGGTGCATCATTACAAAGAAATATGACAAAATGGTGCGCTGGGAAAAGCAAAGTTCCAAGTTTTTCTTCCAGAAGATGGATGAGCCTCAGAAAAATGCACTGAAGTATGCGACATATTTCTCTGAGACGATATCTGAAGGTGTTTTGTGTGAGAATCATGATTTTGTTCCTGCTCTTTCTGAGTTAATCACATTGGGTTTTGTGCTGAAGTTCACGAATGAAGATATTGATTTTCTGATGGAGTCGAAGAATTTACAGATTTTCTGCGAGGATGAGAAGCTCCTCAGTTCTGCCTTCCCTTCTGACTAA